In the Vibrio sp. FE10 genome, CTTAGTCACTTAACCATACAACCCGAAAGGGTCTCTGTTTTACTTTCGCTTTTGAAAAGCGAAAACAAACTAGTATGGCAACTAACCAAGGTTTTTGGTTGTCATCAAGAAGGGTTAATTCTTGATGACTGTTTGCCGGACTCAATTTACTCTTTGTTTCCACTTTTTAATAAAAAGTAGAATCAAAAAATGAACAATCATTTCTGATCATTCGAATACAAGACACTTGAATGTGTTTGTTGTGTTTATACCGTTCTTAATAAATAAGAGCAGATAAACATTGAGAACTTTTAAATTTGATTTGAATTACTCATAAGTAATCAAATCAGTCAGCTTTCCAAATTGTTAAAGAGCAAGAGTTTTTCAAGTTTTAAACTTTCAAAACCATTTTTAAAAACTCTCATCAGACTTATGTCATCAGAGAATGTTTAAAGATGGTGGGCGATACCGGGCTCGAACCAGTGACCCCCTGCTTGTAAGGCAGGTGCTCTCCCAACTGAGCTAATCGCCCATGATAGTTTCTTTTGTCTTCACTTTTAAAAAGTGAAAATAAAAGCCATCCTTCATGGAGAAAGAATGGTGGAGCTATGCGGGATCGAACCGCAGACCTCCTGCGTGCAAGGCAGGCGCTCTCCCAGCTGAGCTATAGCCCCATATTTTATTTCCTTGGGAGGAAATGGTGGGCGATACCGGGCTCGAACCAGTGACCCCCTGCTTGTAAGGCAGGTGCTCTCCCAACTGAGCTAATCGCCCCAAATTTTTATTTCCTTGGGAGGAAATGGTGGGTCGTGCAGGATTCGAACCTGCGACCAATTGATTAAAAGTCAACTGCTCTACCAACTGAGCTAACGACCCAATGGTATCCCGTAGGGGAGTCGAACCCCTGTTACCGCCGTGAAAGGGCGGTGTCCTAGGCCTCTAGACGAACGGGACACTGCTAATTCATCTCCACTTAAAAAGTAGAAACAAACTTCGAAGAACCTTGGGAGTTCTTCTTCTCTTTGCTTTTCTAAACCTAATCAATCTGTGTGGACACTCATCGTGGTATCTTCGTATAAGGAGGTGATCCAGCCCCAGGTTCCCCTAGGGCTACCTTGTTACGACTTCACCCCAGTCATGAACCACAAAGTGGTGAGCGTCCTCCTCGAAAGGTTAAACTACCCACTTCTTTTGCAGCCCACTCCCATGGTGTGACGGGCGGTGTGTACAAGGCCCGGGAACGTATTCACCGTGACATTCTGATTCACGATTACTAGCGATTCCGACTTCATGGAGTCGAGTTGCAGACTCCAATCCGGACTACGACGCACTTTTTGGGATTCGCTCACTATCGCTAGCTTGCTGCCCTCTGTATGCGCCATTGTAGCACGTGTGTAGCCCTACTCGTAAGGGCCATGATGACTTGACGTCGTCCCCACCTTCCTCCGGTTTATCACCGGCAGTCTCCCTGGAGTTCCCGACATTACTCGCTGGCAAACAAGGATAAGGGTTGCGCTCGTTGCGGGACTTAACCCAACATTTCACAACACGAGCTGACGACAGCCATGCAGCACCTGTCTCAGAGCTCCCGAAGGCACACCTGCGTCTCCGCTGGCTTCTCTGGATGTCAAGAGTAGGTAAGGTTCTTCGCGTTGCATCGAATTAAACCACATGCTCCACCGCTTGTGCGGGCCCCCGTCAATTCATTTGAGTTTTAATCTTGCGACCGTACTCCCCAGGCGGTCTACTTAACGCGTTAGCTCCGAAAGCCACGGCTCAAGGCCACAACCTCCAAGTAGACATCGTTTACGGCGTGGACTACCAGGGTATCTAATCCTGTTTGCTCCCCACGCTTTCGCATCTGAGTGTCAGTGTCTGTCCAGGGGGCCGCCTTCGCCACTGGTATTCCTTCAGATCTCTACGCATTTCACCGCTACACCTGAAATTCTACCCCCCTCTACAGCACTCTAGTTCACCAGTTTCAAATGCAGTTCCGAGGTTGAGCCCCGGGCTTTCACATCTGACTTAATGAACCACCTGCATGCGCTTTACGCCCAGTAATTCCGATTAACGCTCGCACCCTCCGTATTACCGCGGCTGCTGGCACGGAGTTAGCCGGTGCTTCTTCTGTTGCTAACGTCAAGATATGCAGCTATTAACTACACACCCTTCCTCACAACTGAAAGTACTTTACAACCCGAAGGCCTTCTTCATACACGCGGCATGGCTGCATCAGGCTTTCGCCCATTGTGCAATATTCCCCACTGCTGCCTCCCGTAGGAGTCTGGACCGTGTCTCAGTTCCAGTGTGGCTGATCATCCTCTCAGACCAGCTAGGGATCGTCGCCTTGGTGAGCCATTACCTCACCAACTAGCTAATCCCACCTAGGCATATCTTGACGCGAGAGGCCCGAAGGTCCCCCTCTTTGGCCCGTAGGCATTATGCGGTATTAGCCATCGTTTCCAATGGTTATCCCCCACATCAAGGCAATTTCCTAGGCATTACTCACCCGTCCGCCGCTCGACGCCCATTAAATCCTCCGAAGAGTCAATAATGTCGTTTCCGCTCGACTTGCATGTGTTAGGCCTGCCGCCAGCGTTCAATCTGAGCCATGATCAAACTCTTCAATTTAAGATTTTGTCGGCTCAATGAATACTGACTTCAAAACTACAAAAAGTAATTCTAAAGCTATTATCTTTCCAACAGAAAGATAATGAATTGACTGTGCCAAATACCTTCTTTCTACAAGAGAAAGTAGTTATTCGTATTGGTCACTCAGTTCATTGAAACCAAAGTTGATTCCGAGGAATCTGTTTTACTTCTCTTAATAAAAAGGGAAGATAAAACATTTTGATATTCATCAACGAGTACCCACACAGATTGATAGGTTTAAATTGTTAAAGAGCTTTGCTTATCGAAACTTTCTTTTTACAAAGAAACCCTTGAAAGCGGACGTGAATTCTAGCGATTTAATCTTAAGTGTCAAACACTTTTTAAAATTAATTTCTTTCGAACTTTCCGTCTTACTGATTACCGCTAAAGCCTTGTGGCGTCTGCCGTGTCAGTGAGGCGGCATTATAGAGATCATCGAAAACATGGCAACCCCTATTTTAATAAAAATTCAAAAAAGTTGCTTAAGCGGCTACTTTTACATCAAAACCCTCTTTCACAGGTTAAAGCTCATACAATCAAGAGCATATAACTTAGAATTTTGCGACTAGATCTTTCGAGAACGCCTCTATATCCAGTTCGATACTCCACTTTTCACCTAACTCTACTATGTTATCTAGTGATTGCTGAACCGTTTTTATCGTCAATGTATTGTTATCTAGGTCGTATACCTGTTTTTGCGTAGTGTAATAGAAGTAAAGGATAGTTAACGCTTCTCGATCGCCTTGCTCAGCTTTTGGTTGAATACGCTTAAGCTTACGATAGATTTGATTGTGAACTTGTTTAAGGTTCCACACATAAAGCGCCTCTTTAAAGTAATCATGCCCTTTCACACGACTCGCAATAAACGCATTCAAGGCGACTGATAAAATCACCCCGAGTACATTCAAATGGAAATTGCCTGTCGCTTCCCCACTAGCGGATCCAGCTGAACCAAAAAGTTCAATCAGAATGCTACCGAATACGATGGCAAACAAGGCGAGTGACCCAACCAATGAAACCAACAGTAGGTTCATATTCTTTTTATATTCTTCTTTATTAATCTTCTGTAACTTCATCGACTACTTCCTTATGTAAGTCACCTAATAACTTGCGCATACTATCTATGTAAACCTTGGTTCGCTTCAACCTTTACCATCTTGTAATGTGGTCACTCTCTATTTAATACGTAAAGCTCTTCTGATCAGTACTATACATAACTCCATTTGACTTCATTAATAGAAAAGAGTTACATACCGCCATAATTTTGGTTATTCATCAATTCATGCTGATAAAGCCTGTTTCGCTTTATCACATACTGACAAGGTACATTCCATGCGTTCATTTGTATTACGCGCTCGCGCAGCCCCTACAGAGAGTAAACTTATCTTAGAAGGTGTTGGACAAGACGCCCATACCGAGATTCTGGCTCATACTCTGATGAACACGATCTTCGTTGCTCAATCTCACCGTGAGAATGTCACCGTGCACCTTGTGCTAGAGAGTACTAAAGACTTTTCACGTACCATTACATTCGATTCAAATGAGATCACCAACATTGGTGGCTTCCATGAGTCTGCATTGTTATCAGCGGTAGTGCGTGCGGTTGATGCTTCTCAGGGTATGACGAAAGAGCAAACTCGTCAGGTTGAACCGGGTATCACTGTTCGTACGATGAGCTTTGAAAAGTTGGTTAAAGAACTGGCTGAAGACCACCAACTGTACATGATGGATAAGAAAGGCGACTTTATCCGTGATGCAGAGATTGCGGAAAACCCATGTTTCCTTCTGACTGACCATATCCCTATGCCGAAGAAAAGCTACAACAGCTTGAAGCGCTTAGGGACAGAGAAAATCAGTTTAGGTCCAAACATGCTGTTTGCTTCTCAGTGTGTTGTGTTGATCAACAATGAGCTTGATTTAAGAGACTTCTGATTCAACCTTATAACTATTGAAATAAAAATGGAGCGATCACGCTCCATTTACTCCTTTGTTCAGTTAACATCCGCACTAAAAACGAGCTTCAACTGTCATCCCTTCAACCCAATACTCTTCTGGCGGTGCTGTAATAAAGTCCAATACAACTTTCAAATACGCCGGCTGACCTTCAAACGGGCTTACTAACTGGCTTGGTAATTTGCTCACAACTTCTACCGAATCGGACACTTCAGCTTCAAAAGAGCTACCGTTAGGAAACTTTACCAACGCATTTGCTCCCTTTACCGCGTCTTCTAAATATTTAGGGTCTAAGTAAGCCACGATATGAGGAACGGTATTTTTTGCTATCGTCACTAGCTCATCGCCTTCAAAAACACGCTGCCCTTCGACAACATGTATGTCTACGACGCGACCTGCATAGGGAGACTTTACAGATAACTCCTGCTCTCTTACACGCTTAAGGGCTAAATCTTTCATCAATGAACGTTTAGC is a window encoding:
- a CDS encoding DUF3087 family protein, with the protein product MKLQKINKEEYKKNMNLLLVSLVGSLALFAIVFGSILIELFGSAGSASGEATGNFHLNVLGVILSVALNAFIASRVKGHDYFKEALYVWNLKQVHNQIYRKLKRIQPKAEQGDREALTILYFYYTTQKQVYDLDNNTLTIKTVQQSLDNIVELGEKWSIELDIEAFSKDLVAKF
- the trmY gene encoding tRNA (pseudouridine(54)-N(1))-methyltransferase TrmY, producing MRSFVLRARAAPTESKLILEGVGQDAHTEILAHTLMNTIFVAQSHRENVTVHLVLESTKDFSRTITFDSNEITNIGGFHESALLSAVVRAVDASQGMTKEQTRQVEPGITVRTMSFEKLVKELAEDHQLYMMDKKGDFIRDAEIAENPCFLLTDHIPMPKKSYNSLKRLGTEKISLGPNMLFASQCVVLINNELDLRDF